The following nucleotide sequence is from Trifolium pratense cultivar HEN17-A07 linkage group LG2, ARS_RC_1.1, whole genome shotgun sequence.
gtcttcATGTTTAATTTATTGGGATTATTTGGCGTTcaacaatttattttctttctggaTCGATATATATTTTGggatataatatattaattcaCAAAGATTGCAAAGGTAAATAATTATCGGTTCTTATATGAAATCAATTTGTGTCTAGTAAATAAAGAGTTGATTTTGTATATACGGGAATTTTTGACTTTGCTTGCTTTTATACGTACGAAAGTTAGTTCTTCAAAGAATGGTTTTTTGgttaattttcaaattgatgGTCAACCGAGATTATTTGTCTAAAGTTCTTTGCTTTATTCATAATTTGTGTTAACTTTGCGATTCCGATTCAAATTCATATTTTGCACTATTGTGTGTTACTGTCAATTTATGATTAGATTGAATAAGGTCAGTACGTAACAAATAAAGCTTCAGTTTTAATTTAGTCtaatttcaaattattgttCTTCAAAGATAAGAATGTATCAAGAATTCGATTCGGTATATAAGTTACAGAGGTAATATGGAATTTGAACCGGTAAAAGACATTTTGTTTGGTATGTGAACTTGAATTGTGAGAGTCACATAATTAAGACCATGAAGAAAATTAAGGCCAGAGTAACATTgagtttaaaattgaaaattaaaagatGGATTCTTGATTTTGTATCgtatttaaagattttttttctttttgtggacAATGTTTTCATCTCTTCGGATTGTTAGAGTTACTCTTTCATACGGTCTGAAATTGTTCATTGATTCAGATATGAGGTTACGAGATAAATTGGTTTAAAGTTTTGATTCTCATGAATTTTGTACCTAAAAagattattttcagaaataagGTATATGAAGatttgataaatatatatatttggttattgtatatattttttgtaaaagaTTAATTGCCATTAAATAGCAATTATAAggattctcaaaatattttgatacaatttgGTATATGTAGAAATTAAAGGTTGATTCtttaaattttggaaaaatatagattctataattatttgtttatttatagaatATAAAGTTTTGGTTTCCTTCTGTTTTTGGAAAATACAAGTATagaatttcatttatttatttaaagaatcatTGAGTATATGTGAATCAGTTATAGCATGAATATTCTTTGGTATatataaagatttaattttattttaaattaaatatttggtttgtagcatgattatgatgtttgagttaattattattaagtttcTACAATAGTTTTCTTTTATCATGCTCTTCGGACATATTTCatgctaatttaattttttgcttGTGAGTTTATCCTCACATTAAGGGATGTCGTTTAATCTTGTGATTACCAGGTGACATCATAAGGAAAATGGCCTACATTTTGTGAGTAGTGCCTTGTAAATTTAAGACTCTtcccatttgatttaataaattgttAGGTGattttgactgtcttggttgaAACAACAAGTTGCAAAAGTAACCTCTGTTGCGTAGATTTGATTCAGTTAGAATCACATAAGgatgtataaaattattcatgCAAACTATTTTGGTCTACCAAAAGGTAGACACAGTTCGGCCGAATaattacatgcatatatattcaatttattaaattgtctagtaattttgattgaatttgtcGAAACAAAAAGTTGCATAAAGCAACCTTCGGTGCGTAGACtatattcaattgaaattataaaagattTAGTATGAGATTATTCATGCGAGCTGTTACAGTCGGCCAAAAGGAAGATGTGCAGTTTGGCCGAATAATATACATACCTGTGATGGTAAATGTGTggtaatataatattttaatataatatttacaaaaaagtataaaaatatgaccaaccttttattttatgaaattattgttggaatattttataatattccaataatattatgtgggcaaatatctttatataattatattagctatttatcaattaggagccttaattgattaagtgatcaaataaagtaaaaggctaattagatttctatttagaattaattaattaattggatatgggctcaatgtgagtggatgtcaggatggcccatttcggaataatgggaaccctaattggccatcaccttatatataggctatggtccccaatataccggacaTGAGCAAATaatctcttctccccatctgaagagaacTCAAGGCATTAgggtaccggttgaggaagaaccatacaagccaacggatgctcgtcgtccgtctctctttgtgtttcaggattaCTACCAAGAGACTCTGCGGTTAGTTCGTCTAATGGATTCATCACACAGGTATTCCTATTACTATAatcttgataaatcaacatgtcgtagatcctgttttatatacatgcttgtgtttatttggcttccgcactaaagtaagattatagatttaatctttattattaAGAGCAtgtatatgattaaattattaagttaattccaacaattatttttttaattttttttaagtacatcttatgatattatttttatattatactatATACCTACAAAAATTTGTCCCttaccaaaaataatataattatccgtcaaaaacaatattataaattttatcccgTAAAAATTAAGTGGCAACACTTTTTTTTCCCCCAAGAAGTGTCAACTCTTTATAATAACTCATTTTAATTAGGGTAATATATATTTCCAGTCCCTACTTAATCACTTGTTTTTAtccctataataataataatatatgccCACTTCACTCAAGAATTTTTGTTAGCTGATTGTGCTTCTATAAACGTTTTCTTTGGATttaaatgaataataatttattgatttatttgatggaaaatgtataataattttatcttatgcaaaaaatattatgcAAATATTTAAgttatgaagaagaaaaagaaaagaaaagtgttGCCACTTAATTTTATTGCTTTTAGGTCGATCAAGACTGATTTATTGCTTTGTGCTCTAGAATAGTTGACTAAAattaggcatggcaataaaacccatacccgtgggtacccacccaaaccatacccgctttgacggggaaaatccgagttgactgggtttagGTTCGGGTTTGGATTTTCCCCGATTttaaaagatgggtttggggcgggtaatgggtacattgatactcaccccgaacccgtccccgaacccgccccgcttatactaaaaattagattttacctcttttaaattagaaacgcttaaacaatctcttaaattacgttcatatatttattttttattttaatttgagtattaaacaaaccattttctctatttttttcctttatttaaaaaaatattgttgagagaaaataattttggatatttaacttttttttaataaaaaaatactaaaatataatctaaattcatgtggaaagaggcgtaatggggatacccgaaacccgatggggatacccaATCCCCGTTAggtatgggtttggggaaacccgaactttatgtgTTTGgatttggggagggcaaaacccgtccccgccccgccccattgccatgcctaactaaaatgaatttcTTTTTGTGTCTGACGATTTCAATCATGATCATCTCCCACTAAGCCACtactcaatttatttatttatgttttaatcTCAAgaaagtttgttaaaaaaacaaCGAAAGAATGtacagaaaaaagaaaaaaaaaacaacgaaAGAAAAGCAAATTTGTAAAATGAATATGGTGCAAAAATAATAGGCGTGAATTGAGGTATGGTTGTTAACTTTTCAATGTCCATCCACTAACAATTAATAATATGGATTGAATGTAACTTTATTTAATTGGGGTGGGATGCGGAAGTCAACCGGTTAAACTAGTTAAGCGAAGGGTTAAGGAATTGGAGGTCCAGCGTTCAAGTACTCTcaaggagaaaaactaacataattgTAATATAGTGAGTACTAACAAGGTCATAAAACTTAAAGGATAGGAATAGAATAGTTAGAGTGGAGAAAGTACACTTAAAGAAAGAATCTTGTTATTGTATTGAAGTAGTAATGTAAAATTCATTGAGACAGAAGTCATAGCTGCTCTATagtacaaacactaaaaaaaggaaagaaggaATATTCAAAGAGAGTGAAATTCAAGAGGGGTGACAAAAACTACACATTCCACACGTTTAACGCCATACTCGATTCTTATCTTATGCTGTATTCCCCAAAGCCATGGAGCATTATGTTTAGGCAGTATAATGTGAGTGCCCCTTCTTGAAGAATGTTGAATTGCTTGCTAAGTATCCTTTTGCTTCAACAAACTTGAGAAAACTTAATTACTTGATCATACTCGATTCTCAAAAACTTGAGAAAAAATAGATTCTTCTTTCGAAAGCAATATCTATATCAGCTTCTTCTTTCGAAAGTAGCTCTGCAGATACCAAATCTGCAATGCCGAAACCAAAATGCAGAGACCAAGAGACATGATGCTAAACCAAGCCACTCTAGCATTTGTTCTTTCACTCACTTCCCTCATTGTTGCTTCCCTGTATCAATGTCCAAGAAAGTTAATTAGTTACTGGCAGCTATTGTGAAGTACTAGACACaatataatcattttttttttttgtttccgaAAGGTAGCATAACAGGCCTTTTTGGCGTAACGAAGATACTCAACTACTGGTTGACAATTATTGAAATTGAGATGGCGAACCGAGTAAAATATACATTGTCAATGTGGAACAGTTTCACACATTTATTCAATCTTTGTGATACTGTTATATTAGTTCCTAATTATCACATAAAGTATCTATGTGATTAGATGCAGATAGTGGATACAAAGTAAACTTGTGCAATGAAACTAATAACTAATTTACCAAACTTCTGATCAAATTTACCGATCAATTAATACAGCGtcatttaatcaaaatttataaGTAAGAGTAAGAAACTTACTTATCCTTCAAATAAATTAGATACTGGTGGATGGCATCCACTATTCCTTCAAGCTTCCTGACTTCAAGTTCAACGCCCTTGAATCAAATCAAACATTAGAttataaatcaaaaaaaaacatttataacaaattaaatacaaGTATTCAACAATTCCATTCATATATTACAAAAACGCGACAGAGCATGAATGGAGAATTTCGGTCACCTcaatcttttctttctttgcaaCAGAATCCCAATCCTTGGCTGAAATTCCAGTTTTCCAATCAAGGCTGACACTTGCACTACCTTCTTGTTGTGTACCATCCATCGAAAAGCACGCCACATAGTTTCCACTTTCGGTTGATGTAAATGCAAACTGCCCTTGTGTTACATTTTGATTATGGTGCAGCTCGTTTCCATAAGGAGATGTTACCtgcaaaaatataaatcaaataaaatcagATAATCACTAGATATcctttaaattatatttataataacttGATAATTTAATGTTACAAAATATAGCACCCACAAAGATCGAGAATGAGAGCAGATTCATTAAATGTTCATTTATCATAAATAGGATTACAAGTTGTTGCAAATTTGAAAACCATCCTTAAGTTGTACATCCGCGGCCAGCAAATTCGACGACCAAATTCAAGGGTTATAAGAAGTGATAAACATTTTCTCACATGAGACATTCTCACTACAAGTGATTATCCACAGTTACCATCTTCTATAAGTGATTATGAACTTTGTTTGAGAGAAAAATATCACACGagcttatgaattttttttccctaagCTTTTTTTCATGAGCTCCCCTAAGAAGCTTATGATTTTGGGATTACAAAGTCCTAAAAGCTTCTGACCCAAAACAAGAAACACACGGACCTCTAGACTCGGATGCTTCCACTCTTCATAGTACCCTTTTATGTAGTAGAGAGATAGAGAAAATAAGCATTTGGGTTTCGAAAATTCTAGGGATCTTGcaatttagtccctcaaatttgcaaaatactaattaatttatctaaacTTAGCAGTGATTAGGGAagatgattaaaaataaaacataccTTTGCAGTAATTGTGTGTTGACCTTCATCAGAAACAACATAGTAATCAGCTAAAACGACCACATGTGTTTGAATTTCCTCAGACACACACTTAGATTTAGTTCCTGAACTGGGAATGGTTAACCACACAGCCTCTGATTTTAGAGAAAGATTTGTTAAgcacaataacaataacaaagtgATTCCACTTCCATCTCTTAACTTCATAGCTTCACACTGTGTATTTATTTTTAgatctaaataaattttctcaaGATttccaacaatagaaaacacaATTTCTTGTTGTAGTATTATTTGTCTCTTGCGTTTGGTTGAGGTAATGTTTGttgtttatttattagtatCTTTTATGGAGCAAcagtgtttgtgttttttcttggtTAGGTTCAAATTTTAGTTTGGGAGAGTTTGAAAAGGAAGAAGGAGCGCGTGTGTGTAAGATGAGATTTGGAAGTTGTGACGCGTTTGAAGCTTACATGGCAAGGTGTTGACCAATAGTATTCACGATTCAAAGTCTTCTATGTAAAGGAAAGTTGCCACGTAACCAAACTCATTCATCCACGCGCCTTTTGACATTCACgttgttaaataaataaaaaaatggcaaatgctaaatagtgcccccgggcactctttaagcccataaatagtactccctccgtcccaaaaagaatgacccattttgaatatatgcactattcatatatattgttttgaccatatttttctactaataaataaaaataaatattaacatataagatgttgttagattcgtctcgatgagtattttcaaaatatcaattttttataatttttactattatacaattaaagatattagtcgccaaagttatgcattgacatgcgtgtttcggtcaactgggtcattctttttgggacggagggagtaaactttttatagaaattttatcggaatgcgtaaagtcaacgcattgaaaattgtaatgtttaactttttgaataaaaagtttctttagaatgcttaaagagtgccccggggcactcgttagcaagacccaaaaaaaattataaagatgaGGGAATAAGCTAGGAaaaagaattacacataaatcAATTCAGATCCCACCGTCCACTTATCGGAGTTTCATTTAACGTCAAAATTTTACTCtgtattttagtttttcaattatgtttgattttatattatttttatcgaAATGTTTTTGTTAAATTAGAATCATTTTAACTACACAAAAAGACCACAGCTAAATGGAAATTTTTGACACATGTCAATCACACATACAATCTGCACAAATCCTAGCTGgaagaatttgaaaaaatttgctTCTTTTGGCCagcaatttgaattttatttccCTCTCATTCATCACTTAGCTTGCTGGGCCATAAACATATGTCCAGCCCAACAAGGCCCAACCAAGCCCGGTCCTGTTtgttgaaaagaataaaaaaaacgcATGCGGGCAAAACAGGACAGTGGAGGAGCATCgataagttgttttcattgtttcaGAATGCAGAACTCCTCTTCTTCTTTTggtatgaaatttgaaaccattttcACAACCAAAAAGTTTCAGTCACTTATTGATGCAACATCTTCGTCAAACCAGTTTCACGTATTGTGTGAGTCATCCCTTTCATTGCAGAGTTTTGTATCTTTCTTAGGTCAGGTCACTTTCACAATTCACAAGTAAGACTAACAAACCGGGAATTCTTTCATTTGAAATTCAAAAACCTCTTTCATTTAGCTTCCTCTCTTTTTTCGATTCTTTCATTTCTCCCTCTCTTTTGACAAACTCAGAGAACGAATGATGAAGCAGAGAACACGACTGCAACGAAGGTATGCACTTCAGATCCATTTTTCGTTTTTTGATTTACagattcatatttatttttgaattccAGATCTATTCTATTTTTGTTCTtcaatttatgttgatgatgcTTCTTCATTCCTCACATcgtgtttttttcttcttcttcttcttcatgtgCAATCAGAGATTGCTGCTGACGAATCTGAGAAAAAAGGTATGTCATTTAACCGTATTATATGAATTTGGGGGAGCTGTTCTCTCCCcgtaattttctatttttgttcttGCCTTGGatttcatgattttttattacgtttttttttttgctttgaatTTCATGACTAATTAAATGTGCCCTTTCATTAAGGTATGTAAATACATGGGGTTTCTGCAATTTTCACGGCTGGAGAAGTATCCAAATGAAGCAggtatgttttttaattttctaaattattgtttaaatattttgctataataattgtttttctaaTTCCTTTGATTCAATGTTTACTTTAATTAATGGTGTTCCTaattccatttatttatttttatgtttgtgtGATTTTTTGGATGATCAGATTTATGATTGAATAAAAATGGACCAAAGTGTTTCAGAATTCAATTACCAGATATTGTTGTTCATGAATTTGAGGAAAAAGGTATGTTTTCTTCTTTGAAATGCCTATTCTTCTTCAATACTGTTTCTTATATCCGATTTTACGAtcctttttctatttctttgaaaatattgttGCTTAGTTGTCATATTTATTAGGATTTGTTTCTATCGTTTAGTTAATAATCCCTACTTTTTAGGAGTTAGTGGCGTTTAGATGGTTTTCTCCAatgattgatttgtttttgttaaatttcagatttttttttagatttgtatcaattttaattagttttatttgttatttgtaaACTTTAATCTAGGAGAAAACCAAACTGATATAACCCAGTCCTTATTGCATTTGCTTGAggccaaacaaaaaaatctcCTTGCAGGACTGATGCTGCTGCTACTGTTGTTTTCTGCTTTGTtggaatcaatttcaaaattcaatttctcCCATTCTTTTTCAATATCTAAACTCACTTTCTTACTCATCTCTctccattttttgttgattcttcGAACTTCTTCTATCTCCATGAACCAACCTTCTTGGATGGCACAAGCCACAATCTCCAAAGGTTTCAAATTGCTTCTCCATATGttattttatgatttaatttaatcacatgtttaattttttgtctaTGTTTGCAAATTAGGTTTTCTTCTCCATCGAATCCTCCAACCTGTTTCAAGACCCATCCCGCAGGTAATTTCAGTTTCGTTCTTTAGAGATCCAAAATATTTTCACTTCCTTGCTTTTATCCACGTGTATGAAATCAACTGTAATAATCTATTTGCTCTTTGCAGGCCAAAAGATTTGTAGACTATTTGGCTACTTTGGTCCTCTAAATGAAGTTTTCATGCTTGTGATTATTATATTAGGTAAGCTTATTTACTGTCTTAAAACACAACTTATATATAGCTTCTATgtgttgttttaatttaaagttttaattttccTGTTTGATGTGTTACATGTGAAGTTGTATAGTGTTATATAGAAATTGATTGATATTTCTAATTTCAAACATGAGTTTGAATCTGCTTGAATGGTAGTTTATAATATTTGAATGGATTGtctactttattttaattttgattgtaaCTGATATGTTGCTTTGTAGTTTATCAATTGGTTTTGCTACACCAATAAATAACTATTGTTATACATGAAATAGTGAAGAGGATTGGTTGCATCCTCCAAAAAAATaggttttgatattttattgattaCAAATTAGTAGATCTAATGTTTATTTGTTTATCTTTTTGATCAGTTTATATGTATTGAGCACACTATTATTTAATTGTGAGATGCTAATTTGAATAGTTTGGGATCAaagactacttttttttttgttttggtaaatTAGTTTGGATTATTGGAGAAACCAGTTCCTATTTTTCCTCAAAAAACCCATGTTGATAGCAACCTCTTTTTAGTTTGATTTCAAGTtattaactaatataaaatatcCTATCAATTGGTGTTTACCTCTTTTTAGttactattttttgtatttattctttttatatcgATTTTGGAAAAGAGGTTTTTGAAAAGATTGTTGATGACAGGGATATGACAAAGATTGTTACCATTATTGCATTCTCTTTGATGAAAGTAATATTCTTAAATTAGCTTCGAAAATGTTTTCACAAATTAAAGAACACATAGGTTTCAATTCAATAAGATTGGCTTTAAGAGGCATGAATTCAAAAAGATTGGCTTTAAGATTTCAATTCTTGAATTGGCTTTAAGTTTGTAAttgttttatctattttttctttgaaatcAGAAATTATTTACTCTAGCTAATGTGGGTGACTATGAGTTTGTCTATTGAAAGAATCTAAACAATATGCAGCTACTAATTTGCATGAGTTTGTCTATTCAAATTAGTAACTGTTGCTACTAATATGAAgcccattttcatttttaattaggataattttcatgagtttgTTTTGACTATGAGTAAGTTTTATGAACATACTTATTTCTTTTAGCTTTGTTAAACTTTGGCATATTACTTATTGTGCACTTCATGGAGAAAAGGAATTATTAACCTTTTTCTATATCAACATTGTTGAAGGTTTTAGAACCAGTCTCTTTGAAtgcttttcatttttgtttttaaataatgCAAATATCTGatctatttcttttttggattttcaATTCAGCAGTTAACTTTACATTATTAATCTTTTTTGTGGTTAGAGCACATTGGATAGTGCAATGGGTTGCTAGCTTTTTACCAATATTCTATAGCCTTATGTTCACTTTTAATTTCATTTGTAACAGATGGTTAAGAAATTTGTCTAATCATTTACATTACCAATTTTGAATCCCAGTTCATGCCTTGGACTCAATGAAATGTGTGGCTGCCAGAAGAGGATATTTACATTAAGTTTCTTACTTCCTTTTCATTGATGAAGAACGAGGTAGTACATTAAGCTATCTtccataaattaatttattattgctATCTATCTTTTATATTTGTTCATTATCCTATAaatgtatttgtttttattttccgaTCTACTGAGTTTGAAGTGTATGAATGATCGCTAGCATGGAGTAAGTAACATGAAGGCTAACATAAAGGTTAACCAAAAACCCTTTTATACAATATTTGTATTCTGGCAAAAGCTCGAAAAACTTTAAAACCAATTATGAAGGCTTGAACCAGAATGTGTTGGTGATTTTTACAAAAAAGATGAAGCCATGGATGTTGTTGATAgaattatgaattatgaagGCTAACCTGAATGTGTTGGtgatttttctcttctttttttttgtttgttttggtatATATAGTCTGAAATAATACTTTGTGCTACTAAATACATGCAACACTTTCTTTAATTTTCTCATTATCTAGAGTTCACTTCTTTTAAACATGTTATCAAATTTATTCTTCTTTTGGTTGGTAACTCCTTTTGATAACTCATCTTTTGTTGATATAAAACTCTTCCAAATTCTATAATATTTGTTGAAGTTGGATTAGTGTTCCATTAGTTTATATGTGATGGGTGTACCATGTACAGATCTGCCAATAAAATTTTGGTGTATGCAAATTCTATAACCCTTTTAATAACTCATCATGATATGAATTGTGTTTTGCAGATAGATTTTGGGGTTTGTGGGAATTGTGTTCTATTTTCTTAGATTTACCTCTTTTTGACCAAATATTACAGAGCATGTCATACGGAAAAGATTAGAAAGGAAGGAGCAAGAAGATTAGCTAAAGATTGAGTGCAACTAAGATAGATATAGTTTGTAATAAATATAATACCCTTAAATGTTGAATAAAATCACTGTCTAACATTGTTTTTCCAATATAATTATGCTTATTCAATAGCTTTAAAGCATTGCTTTATAGTTTAGCTTTTTTTTCAAATGCATTGATTTGGTGAATTAGTCTTCAATTagatttattttggttttttgttttttatttttcctttttgttgaTAGTTTCATTGCATTTTCTACGTTGCTCTATAGTTTTTCAATCACATTAATTATTAACATTCATATTCACGATGAAGCTAACCGTATTAGTATAAAACAAAATACGTTTAAAACGTTCTCTTTATTAATCAATTCTTATAAGACGGGAGGTTATAGTATATActattgatattattatttttgttcgATCTGATGTTAGCGAGGAAGAATATATATCGGAAAGTTAATGCAAGGATGAGGAAATAGACAAATGAAAAAGTAAGTGGAAGTGAGGATGAAAGCAAAGTAATGAAAGCAAAGTAATTGAAAGGATTAGTTTTCTTTGGATGTAGCTAAGTCGCCTCCAATTTTGAAACTAGAGGAATTCACTATATCATAAATTAAACTTGCACATTTAATAAAATCTGTTTATGATCCATTAAGTTTAGGCATAAACATGATACTTCATACTTGATTTGGTGTTAGTGTTGTGGCTACTGGACATAAGTGTGTTCTCCTTTAATGTGTCCTTTGTTATAAGGATCAGATGTATTTATTCCATACTTTTAAATTATAACCTGCATCGGCTTAGAATGACACAAGTCATTAGATTGCTCTAATTTATTCTATTTTGTGAGGTTTTGACTCTGATTCATGGCAGATAACCTGACACAAGTCAACTATGAAATACCGTCAGACAAAAAAATTCCACATCTTTTGGCAAAATAGCAGTTCAATATCAagcttaaattttgaatttggagTTAGACAAAAGTTATGTATTTTAGGACTTTACGAAAACtatgatttaaatttttttcttattatgttTTCTATCCTCGGGCAAGTGAATTATGTAACCTTAGTTGTAGTA
It contains:
- the LOC123909759 gene encoding transmembrane emp24 domain-containing protein p24delta4-like is translated as MKLRDGSGITLLLLLCLTNLSLKSEAVWLTIPSSGTKSKCVSEEIQTHVVVLADYYVVSDEGQHTITAKVTSPYGNELHHNQNVTQGQFAFTSTESGNYVACFSMDGTQQEGSASVSLDWKTGISAKDWDSVAKKEKIEGVELEVRKLEGIVDAIHQYLIYLKDKEATMREVSERTNARVAWFSIMSLGLCILVSALQIWYLQSYFRKKKLI